A single genomic interval of Novosphingobium ginsenosidimutans harbors:
- a CDS encoding ABC transporter permease: MNGRLSTFAAAMVIARRDFTAILFSRSFFFFLLGPLFPLLIGGLAGGIGSEVRSNAARPQLGVAMSAGDARALLAAQERLAPQLGSAVPQLVVVRELGPGERFDAAAAMQDRRVNLAAVVTGTLQRPDLSGPQERIAEWRGPVAVLAAEARQAGGTAYPAVGLTPLKLSTTADETRGRAVTAQLGQTVLFLLTMLLAGMVLSNLVEEKGNKIIEVLAAAIPMDAVFLGKLFAMLAVSFVGISVWATVGGAVWLGSGGSLGQYPAPAVGWPLFFMLGVAYFAMSYLLLGSLFLAIGSLAATVREVQTLSMPVTMLQLINFFFASWAMARPGTAVELAAMVVPFSSPFAMLARAAQSEALLPHLLALVWQGISVVFFVRLGAMLFRRWVMKSGPARGAGKGPWQRLAARLFARRAVR, translated from the coding sequence ATGAACGGACGTCTTTCAACCTTTGCCGCTGCCATGGTCATTGCCCGGCGCGATTTCACCGCGATCCTGTTCTCGCGCTCATTCTTCTTCTTCCTGCTGGGTCCGCTGTTTCCGCTATTGATTGGCGGCCTCGCCGGCGGGATCGGCAGCGAGGTGCGCAGCAATGCCGCCCGGCCGCAGCTGGGTGTGGCCATGTCCGCTGGCGACGCCCGCGCACTGCTTGCAGCGCAGGAACGACTGGCGCCGCAGCTGGGCAGTGCCGTGCCGCAGCTTGTGGTTGTCAGGGAACTCGGCCCCGGCGAGCGCTTCGATGCTGCAGCGGCCATGCAGGACCGGCGGGTCAACCTTGCCGCCGTTGTGACCGGCACCCTGCAGCGCCCCGACCTTTCCGGTCCGCAAGAACGGATTGCCGAGTGGCGCGGGCCGGTCGCCGTGCTCGCGGCGGAGGCACGGCAGGCGGGCGGCACGGCCTATCCCGCGGTTGGGCTCACCCCGCTAAAGCTGTCCACCACCGCCGATGAGACGCGCGGCCGTGCGGTAACCGCCCAGTTGGGCCAGACCGTGCTGTTCCTGCTGACCATGCTGCTGGCCGGCATGGTCCTCTCCAACCTGGTCGAGGAAAAGGGCAACAAGATCATCGAGGTTCTCGCGGCAGCGATCCCGATGGATGCGGTGTTCCTGGGCAAGCTGTTCGCGATGCTGGCGGTTTCATTCGTCGGAATATCGGTCTGGGCGACTGTCGGCGGCGCCGTGTGGCTCGGTTCCGGCGGCAGCCTGGGGCAATACCCGGCGCCGGCCGTTGGCTGGCCTTTGTTCTTCATGCTTGGTGTCGCCTATTTCGCGATGAGTTACCTGCTGCTCGGATCGCTGTTCCTGGCGATCGGTTCGCTCGCGGCGACAGTGCGCGAGGTGCAGACCCTGTCGATGCCCGTCACCATGCTGCAGCTGATCAACTTCTTCTTCGCCTCGTGGGCCATGGCCCGGCCGGGGACCGCGGTCGAACTGGCGGCGATGGTGGTTCCGTTCAGCTCACCCTTTGCCATGCTGGCCCGTGCCGCGCAGAGCGAGGCGCTGCTGCCGCACCTGCTGGCGCTGGTCTGGCAAGGCATCAGCGTGGTGTTCTTCGTCCGGCTTGGCGCCATGCTGTTCCGGCGCTGGGTCATGAAGAGCGGCCCCGCGCGCGGCGCCGGCAAGGGACCGTGGCAAAGACTGGCTGCGCGCCTGTTCGCGCGGCGGGCCGTGCGCTGA
- a CDS encoding ABC transporter ATP-binding protein: protein MAGNLGAAETSGAGRPLAIEARGLVKRFDGFTAVDGVDIAVPEGAIYGILGPNGAGKTTTLRMLLGIIDPDEGLRRVLGHDRPHEISHAIGYLPEERGLYPAMKTYEAIGFLGALRGLPLAEGQRRGKALLEEHGLGYAIERQIRQLSKGMAQQVQLLGTLVHEPRLVVFDEPFSGLDALNQGKLERMIRALAAKGTTVIFSTHVIAHAERLCDDVAIIAGGKVPFAGPVDVARDRIRPQVRLETRASDGPWRAALPADVRHEGAFWFFSLPESGIEPLLRALIEGEAGILSLSIERAGLHDAFVAIAGEAAARALEEGNGEEGR, encoded by the coding sequence ATGGCGGGCAATCTCGGCGCCGCAGAGACGAGTGGCGCGGGACGTCCGCTGGCAATCGAGGCCAGGGGCCTAGTCAAGCGGTTTGACGGGTTCACCGCAGTCGACGGCGTCGACATCGCCGTTCCCGAAGGCGCGATCTATGGCATCCTCGGCCCCAATGGCGCGGGCAAGACCACGACGCTGCGGATGCTGCTGGGCATCATCGATCCGGATGAGGGCCTGCGCCGGGTGCTGGGGCATGACCGCCCGCACGAGATCAGCCATGCGATCGGCTATCTGCCCGAGGAGCGCGGGCTCTATCCGGCGATGAAGACCTATGAGGCGATCGGTTTCCTGGGCGCGCTGCGCGGCCTGCCGCTCGCCGAAGGGCAGCGGCGCGGCAAGGCGCTGCTTGAGGAGCATGGCCTGGGCTATGCGATCGAGCGCCAGATCCGCCAGCTCTCCAAGGGCATGGCGCAGCAGGTGCAGTTGCTGGGGACCCTGGTTCACGAACCGCGCCTGGTCGTGTTCGACGAGCCGTTCTCCGGCCTCGACGCGCTTAACCAGGGCAAGCTCGAACGGATGATACGCGCGCTCGCCGCCAAGGGGACGACCGTGATCTTTTCGACCCACGTGATCGCGCATGCCGAGCGGCTCTGTGATGACGTGGCGATCATCGCCGGGGGCAAGGTGCCCTTTGCCGGGCCGGTCGACGTGGCCCGCGACCGCATCCGCCCGCAGGTGCGGCTGGAGACGCGGGCCAGCGACGGGCCGTGGCGCGCTGCGCTGCCGGCCGATGTCCGGCACGAGGGCGCCTTCTGGTTTTTCTCGCTGCCCGAAAGCGGGATCGAACCGCTGCTGCGCGCGCTGATCGAAGGCGAGGCAGGGATCCTCTCGCTCTCGATCGAACGCGCCGGATTGCACGATGCCTTTGTGGCAATCGCCGGCGAAGCCGCAGCGCGCGCGCTGGAAGAAGGCAATGGCGAAGAGGGCCGCTGA
- the queG gene encoding tRNA epoxyqueuosine(34) reductase QueG has product MVNAAEIAALKADLAREARRLGFAACGVTAAAEDPLRAARLEEWLDQGRHGDMDWMEARAHHRRSPQGLWPEAQRVIALGMSYAPSADPLLERAGRARISVYAQGADYHDTVKKALKALARWLVAEAANRGLGEIGVKVFVDTAPVMEKPLGEAAGLGWQGKHTNLVSREHGSWLFLGAIYTTLALPVDDAGQDRCGSCSACQTACPTDAFPAPYQLDARRCISYLTIEHKGPVPEEFRPALGNRIYGCDDCLAVCPWNKFASTAHTMRAFLPRAELAAPRLADLLALDDAAFRKLFSGSPIKRIGRDRFVRNCLYAAGNSGDPALTPQVQALAGDPDPVVAEAAAWALAQLT; this is encoded by the coding sequence TTGGTTAACGCCGCAGAAATCGCAGCGCTTAAGGCCGATCTCGCGCGGGAAGCGCGGCGGCTGGGCTTTGCCGCCTGCGGTGTGACCGCGGCGGCGGAAGACCCCTTGCGCGCCGCGCGGCTGGAGGAATGGCTGGACCAGGGCCGTCACGGCGACATGGACTGGATGGAAGCCCGCGCCCACCACCGCCGCAGCCCGCAAGGCCTGTGGCCCGAGGCGCAGCGGGTGATTGCGCTGGGCATGAGCTATGCCCCTTCGGCCGATCCGCTGCTGGAACGGGCAGGGCGGGCGCGAATTTCGGTCTATGCCCAAGGCGCCGACTATCACGACACGGTCAAGAAGGCGCTCAAGGCGCTCGCCCGCTGGCTGGTGGCGGAAGCGGCGAACCGAGGACTTGGCGAGATCGGCGTGAAGGTCTTCGTCGATACCGCCCCGGTGATGGAAAAGCCGCTGGGTGAGGCTGCGGGCCTTGGCTGGCAGGGCAAGCACACCAACCTGGTCAGCCGCGAGCATGGCTCCTGGCTGTTCCTCGGCGCGATTTATACCACGCTGGCATTGCCGGTGGATGATGCAGGGCAAGACCGCTGCGGTTCTTGCAGCGCCTGCCAGACCGCTTGCCCGACCGATGCGTTCCCCGCGCCCTATCAGCTCGATGCGCGCCGCTGCATTTCCTATCTGACGATCGAACACAAGGGACCGGTGCCCGAGGAATTCCGCCCGGCCTTGGGCAACCGGATCTACGGCTGCGATGATTGTCTGGCGGTCTGCCCGTGGAACAAGTTTGCCAGTACCGCCCACACCATGCGCGCCTTTCTGCCGCGCGCCGAACTGGCTGCGCCGCGGCTGGCCGATCTGCTGGCGCTGGATGACGCCGCCTTCCGCAAGCTGTTCAGCGGATCGCCGATCAAGCGGATCGGGCGCGACCGGTTCGTGCGCAATTGCCTCTACGCCGCCGGCAATAGCGGCGATCCAGCCCTGACGCCGCAGGTGCAGGCGCTGGCTGGCGATCCCGACCCGGTCGTGGCCGAGGCGGCAGCCTGGGCTTTGGCACAACTGACTTGA
- a CDS encoding NAD-glutamate dehydrogenase, whose amino-acid sequence MVKSAGSTANALEQALAQRLSAALLPGDAPFSAEGLAAAATFLCTAASQRDSGEAAITIETVSGSAAERFMRIAVINDDMPFLVDSIATTIAAQGLTIDRLVHPVLPVRRDGQGTLTAVVEGDAAGEKRESMVYIETRRADARIRRALETALRTTLGDVRAAVADWPKLQQAMADDADSLADGEGAALLRWFKDGMLTQLGHVVRHRDGTQSGALGICRRGAKSLLGPISYDRAFAWFEGKGKRGRGPLVVKSNHVSNVHRRTPLDLFIVPVFEGGKLESLSVHAGIWTSAGLAAAPTQVPRMRTQLTDLMSRFGFAPQGHAGKALVHALTALPHDLLIGFAEDDLERIATAMMSLVDRPRPKLALVPAALMRHLFAFVWLPRDIMSTATRLQIEAMLVEACQAPMLDWSLEVEGSLAVLRYVLDLPEVAKLPDEAALDARLQGMLRGWNEAVESEIAASEEPSRAAAIAARYAEAFPLAYRSTYGPAEAAQDIARLRKLAGEGEAGPRRDARLHQVADDGAGMLRLKLYQRGGAIALSDAVPALENFGFRVVEDLPTELDQGRLGTIHDFQLALPQGLEAGAVMARAGAIEAAFAEVLNGSAEDDPFNRLIATVGLAAAETNWLRAWYRYLRQAGLNYGVPTAVDALHHAPQVTRGLVDLFVARHDPAFKGDRLAAEAKAQDAIRDGLALVSAINDDRLLRQYRAVVEAMLRTNAFVPARPNGQELALAFKLDSALVPGLPKPLPWREIFVYSRRVEGIHLRSGPVARGGLRWSDRRDDFRTEVLGLMKAQRVKNAVIVPTGAKGGFYPKQLPDPARDRDGWLAEGKESYKLFIRTLLSITDNIVGAKVVHPKQVVIRDGEDPYFVVAADKGTATYSDTANAIAEEHDFWLDDAFASGGSKGYDHKAMGITAKGAWLSVQRHFLEMGVDVQTDPIRVAGCGDMSGDVFGNGMLLSKALKVVAAFDHRHIFLDPNPDPAKSWAERARMFALPRSSWEDYNAKLISKGGGVFARSLKEVPLSPEVQAMLGLEQASIDPDGLITAILKAEVDLLWFGGIGTYVKASTENNVQVGDPANDALRIDGAQVRARAIGEGANLGCTQAGRIEFALKGGRINTDFIDNSAGVDCSDNEVNIKIALAGAKRAGRLTEDDRVKLLSAMTDEVGAIVLEDNRLQALALSIATAGGPATTASHLRLIETLEASGQLDRKTEGLAESDVLARRAAEGHGLTRPELAVVLSSTKLVLQDALEHSSVPDDPLLEDELLAAFPVPMRAKFKADILEHRLRREIIATKLANRMVNRLGLIHPFELVEEEGATLAQVTTAFVAAERLLGMGAIWHGIETQPMPEAARILLFDRAAAAMVNHMADLLRISGGALLAGELVAQLEGGVTLLSGATGRLLSREGQVQSAALQERFVAAGAPTKLAAEVAHLFDLDGSVGLAMLARQTGTKPEALTRAFIALGRELGLDWAQQAAERLAPTDPWERLLVNSLARDIQHMRLDFLRRHAGDQGEPLDVVEGWTAAQAAAISQFRAVVTRAQAAPALSPTMLAQIGNQARNLLAR is encoded by the coding sequence ATGGTCAAGTCCGCTGGCAGCACTGCCAATGCTCTCGAACAGGCCCTGGCTCAGCGGCTCAGCGCCGCGCTGCTGCCCGGCGATGCGCCGTTCTCCGCTGAAGGCCTGGCTGCCGCCGCCACCTTCCTGTGCACCGCCGCCAGCCAGCGTGATTCTGGGGAAGCCGCGATCACGATCGAGACGGTCTCGGGCTCGGCCGCCGAACGCTTCATGCGCATCGCGGTGATTAACGATGACATGCCGTTCCTGGTCGATTCGATCGCCACCACGATCGCTGCCCAGGGGCTGACGATCGACCGACTGGTCCATCCGGTCCTTCCGGTCCGCCGCGATGGCCAGGGTACGCTGACCGCCGTGGTCGAAGGCGATGCTGCCGGCGAAAAGCGCGAATCGATGGTCTATATCGAGACCCGCCGCGCCGACGCCAGGATCCGCCGCGCGCTCGAGACGGCGCTGCGCACCACGCTGGGCGATGTCCGCGCGGCCGTGGCCGACTGGCCCAAGCTGCAACAGGCCATGGCCGACGATGCCGACAGTCTGGCCGATGGCGAGGGCGCGGCCCTGCTGCGCTGGTTCAAGGACGGGATGCTGACCCAGCTTGGCCATGTTGTGCGTCACCGCGATGGCACCCAGTCCGGCGCGCTTGGCATCTGCCGCCGCGGGGCGAAGAGTCTGCTTGGCCCGATCTCCTATGACCGCGCCTTTGCCTGGTTCGAAGGCAAGGGGAAGCGCGGGCGCGGGCCGCTGGTGGTCAAGTCCAACCACGTCAGCAATGTCCACCGCCGCACGCCGCTCGATCTGTTTATCGTGCCGGTGTTCGAAGGCGGAAAGCTGGAAAGCCTCTCGGTCCATGCCGGCATCTGGACCAGCGCCGGCCTTGCCGCTGCGCCGACCCAGGTGCCGCGGATGCGCACCCAGCTGACCGACCTGATGAGCCGCTTTGGCTTTGCCCCGCAGGGCCATGCCGGCAAGGCGCTGGTCCATGCCCTTACCGCCCTGCCCCATGACCTGCTGATCGGTTTTGCCGAGGACGACCTTGAGCGGATCGCCACCGCGATGATGAGCCTGGTTGACCGCCCCCGCCCCAAGCTGGCGCTGGTCCCGGCGGCGCTGATGCGCCACCTGTTTGCTTTCGTCTGGCTGCCGCGCGACATCATGTCGACCGCCACGCGCCTGCAGATCGAGGCCATGCTGGTCGAGGCTTGCCAGGCGCCGATGCTCGACTGGAGCCTTGAGGTTGAAGGCAGCCTTGCCGTGCTGCGCTATGTGCTCGACCTGCCCGAAGTGGCCAAGCTGCCCGACGAGGCCGCGCTCGATGCCCGTCTTCAGGGCATGCTGCGCGGCTGGAACGAAGCGGTCGAAAGCGAGATCGCCGCGAGTGAAGAGCCAAGCCGCGCCGCCGCCATTGCCGCCCGCTATGCCGAGGCATTCCCGCTGGCCTACCGCAGCACCTATGGCCCGGCCGAGGCCGCGCAGGACATTGCGCGCCTGCGCAAGCTGGCGGGCGAGGGGGAGGCCGGTCCGCGCCGCGATGCCCGGCTGCACCAGGTAGCCGATGACGGGGCCGGCATGCTCCGGCTCAAGCTCTACCAGCGCGGCGGAGCGATTGCCCTGTCCGATGCAGTCCCGGCGCTCGAGAACTTCGGCTTTCGGGTGGTCGAAGACCTGCCGACCGAGCTTGACCAGGGCCGGCTGGGCACGATCCACGATTTCCAGCTGGCCCTGCCGCAAGGGCTTGAGGCCGGCGCCGTGATGGCCCGCGCCGGGGCGATCGAAGCGGCCTTTGCCGAAGTTCTCAATGGCAGCGCCGAGGACGATCCGTTCAACCGCCTGATCGCCACAGTAGGGTTGGCAGCGGCCGAAACCAACTGGCTGCGGGCCTGGTATCGCTACCTGCGCCAGGCCGGGCTCAACTATGGCGTGCCGACCGCGGTCGATGCGTTGCACCATGCGCCGCAGGTTACCCGCGGGCTGGTCGATCTGTTCGTCGCCCGCCACGATCCGGCCTTCAAGGGCGACCGGCTGGCCGCCGAGGCCAAGGCGCAGGACGCGATCCGCGACGGGCTGGCGCTGGTTTCGGCCATCAACGACGACCGCTTGCTGCGCCAGTATCGCGCCGTGGTCGAAGCCATGCTGCGGACCAATGCCTTTGTCCCGGCTCGGCCAAATGGACAGGAACTGGCGCTGGCCTTCAAGCTCGATTCCGCGCTGGTCCCGGGCTTGCCCAAGCCGCTGCCGTGGCGCGAGATCTTCGTCTATTCGCGCCGGGTCGAGGGCATTCACCTGCGTTCCGGCCCAGTGGCGCGCGGCGGCCTGCGCTGGTCCGACCGGCGCGATGACTTCCGCACCGAAGTGCTCGGGCTGATGAAGGCCCAGCGGGTCAAGAATGCCGTCATCGTCCCGACCGGGGCCAAGGGCGGGTTCTATCCCAAGCAGCTGCCCGATCCGGCGCGCGACCGCGATGGCTGGCTGGCCGAGGGCAAGGAAAGCTACAAGCTGTTCATCCGCACGCTGCTGTCGATCACCGACAATATCGTTGGCGCCAAGGTGGTCCATCCGAAGCAGGTCGTGATCCGCGATGGCGAGGATCCCTATTTCGTGGTCGCCGCCGACAAGGGCACGGCAACCTATTCCGACACCGCCAATGCCATTGCCGAAGAGCACGATTTCTGGCTCGACGATGCCTTCGCCAGCGGCGGGTCGAAGGGCTATGACCACAAGGCCATGGGCATCACCGCCAAGGGAGCCTGGCTCTCGGTCCAGCGGCACTTCCTGGAAATGGGCGTCGACGTGCAGACGGACCCGATCCGGGTGGCCGGCTGCGGCGACATGTCGGGCGACGTGTTCGGCAATGGCATGCTGCTGTCCAAGGCGCTGAAGGTCGTCGCAGCGTTCGATCATCGCCACATCTTCCTCGATCCGAATCCCGATCCGGCCAAGAGCTGGGCCGAGCGGGCGCGGATGTTCGCCCTGCCGCGTTCGAGCTGGGAAGACTACAACGCCAAGCTGATCTCAAAGGGCGGCGGGGTCTTCGCCCGCAGCCTCAAGGAAGTGCCGCTCTCGCCTGAGGTCCAGGCCATGCTCGGGCTGGAGCAGGCGAGCATCGACCCCGATGGCCTGATCACCGCGATCCTCAAGGCCGAGGTTGACCTGCTGTGGTTCGGCGGGATCGGCACCTATGTGAAGGCCAGCACTGAAAACAATGTCCAGGTCGGCGATCCGGCCAACGATGCGCTGCGGATCGATGGTGCGCAGGTCCGCGCCCGGGCGATCGGCGAAGGCGCGAACCTGGGCTGCACCCAGGCCGGGCGGATCGAGTTCGCCCTCAAGGGTGGGCGCATCAACACCGACTTCATCGACAATTCGGCCGGGGTCGATTGCTCGGACAACGAGGTCAACATCAAGATTGCCCTTGCCGGGGCCAAGCGCGCCGGGCGCCTCACCGAGGATGACCGCGTCAAGCTGCTCTCCGCCATGACCGACGAGGTTGGCGCGATCGTGCTTGAGGACAACCGGCTCCAGGCGCTCGCCCTGTCGATCGCCACGGCCGGCGGGCCGGCGACGACCGCCTCGCACCTGCGGCTAATCGAAACGCTCGAAGCCAGCGGGCAACTGGACCGCAAGACCGAGGGCCTGGCCGAAAGCGATGTCCTCGCCCGCCGCGCGGCCGAAGGGCATGGCCTGACCCGGCCTGAACTGGCGGTGGTTTTGTCCAGCACCAAGCTGGTCCTGCAGGACGCGCTCGAGCATTCCTCTGTCCCCGATGATCCGCTGCTCGAGGACGAACTGCTGGCCGCCTTCCCGGTGCCGATGCGGGCCAAGTTCAAGGCCGATATCCTGGAGCACCGGCTGCGGCGCGAAATCATCGCCACCAAGCTGGCCAACCGGATGGTCAACCGCCTCGGGCTGATTCACCCGTTCGAGCTGGTCGAGGAAGAGGGTGCGACGCTGGCCCAGGTCACCACGGCCTTCGTCGCCGCCGAGCGCCTGCTCGGCATGGGGGCGATCTGGCACGGGATCGAAACCCAGCCGATGCCCGAAGCCGCGCGCATCCTGCTGTTCGACCGTGCCGCGGCCGCCATGGTCAACCACATGGCCGACCTGCTGCGCATTTCCGGCGGGGCGCTCTTGGCCGGTGAACTGGTTGCCCAGCTGGAAGGCGGGGTCACCTTGCTTTCCGGCGCGACCGGGCGGCTGCTGTCACGCGAAGGGCAGGTTCAGTCGGCCGCATTGCAGGAACGGTTTGTTGCCGCCGGCGCGCCGACCAAGCTGGCCGCCGAGGTGGCGCACCTGTTCGATCTCGATGGTTCGGTCGGCCTGGCCATGCTGGCGCGGCAGACCGGGACCAAGCCTGAAGCCCTGACTCGCGCCTTCATCGCGCTGGGCCGCGAACTTGGGCTCGACTGGGCGCAGCAGGCGGCCGAACGGCTTGCCCCGACCGATCCGTGGGAGCGCCTGCTGGTTAACAGCCTGGCCCGCGACATCCAGCACATGCGGCTTGATTTCCTGCGACGCCATGCCGGCGACCAGGGCGAGCCGCTGGACGTGGTAGAGGGTTGGACGGCGGCGCAGGCCGCCGCAATCAGCCAGTTCCGCGCCGTCGTCACCCGCGCCCAGGCCGCCCCGGCGCTGAGCCCGACGATGCTGGCGCAGATCGGCAACCAGGCCCGCAACCTGCTGGCGCGCTAG
- a CDS encoding LLM class flavin-dependent oxidoreductase yields the protein MTPLSVLDLIPVREGGSVSEALTSAASLARAAEAAGYKRFWVAEHHGMDGIAGGATAVTLAHIGHATSTIRIGAGGIMLPNHNPFVIAEQFGTLDALFPGRIDLGLGRAPGADSRIGQALRKDLMRASEYFPQDVVELRALVTGDPELALRATPGFGAALEFWILGSSLFGASLAAALGMPYAFASHFAPDHLDAAIKLYRERFTPSPALGKPHVMAAMTVLTAESDAEATLLASSLDQSFVALRTGNPGRLKPPIPGYRESLPPHTQAMLEHVRQASAVGAPATVRAAIGRFVERTGADEIIVAGATYDPAAREHSLALTMEALAG from the coding sequence GTGACCCCGCTATCCGTCCTTGACCTGATCCCCGTCCGCGAAGGCGGATCCGTTTCCGAAGCGCTGACCAGCGCCGCCAGCCTGGCCCGCGCGGCCGAGGCGGCGGGCTACAAACGCTTTTGGGTGGCCGAGCATCACGGCATGGACGGTATCGCCGGCGGCGCCACGGCGGTGACCCTGGCCCATATCGGCCATGCCACCTCCACGATCCGGATCGGCGCGGGCGGGATCATGCTGCCCAATCACAACCCCTTCGTGATTGCCGAGCAGTTCGGCACGCTCGATGCGCTGTTTCCAGGGCGGATCGACCTGGGACTGGGCCGCGCGCCGGGGGCGGACAGCCGGATTGGCCAGGCGCTGCGCAAGGACCTGATGCGCGCGTCAGAGTATTTCCCCCAGGACGTGGTCGAGCTGCGCGCGCTCGTCACGGGCGATCCCGAACTGGCGCTGCGGGCCACGCCCGGCTTTGGTGCAGCGCTGGAATTCTGGATCCTTGGCTCCAGCCTGTTCGGGGCCTCGCTCGCCGCCGCGCTGGGCATGCCCTATGCCTTCGCCTCGCACTTTGCCCCGGATCACCTCGACGCCGCGATCAAGCTTTACCGCGAACGCTTCACCCCGTCGCCCGCGCTCGGCAAACCGCATGTCATGGCCGCGATGACCGTGCTGACGGCGGAAAGCGATGCCGAGGCGACGCTGCTTGCCTCCTCCTTGGACCAGAGCTTCGTCGCGCTGCGCACCGGCAATCCCGGCCGGCTCAAGCCGCCCATTCCGGGCTATCGCGAGAGCCTGCCGCCGCACACCCAGGCCATGCTTGAACACGTTCGCCAGGCCAGCGCAGTTGGCGCGCCCGCCACGGTCCGCGCCGCGATCGGCCGCTTCGTCGAGCGCACCGGGGCGGACGAGATCATTGTGGCCGGGGCCACTTACGACCCGGCGGCGCGCGAACACTCACTGGCGCTGACGATGGAGGCCCTGGCCGGCTAA
- a CDS encoding tetratricopeptide repeat protein, whose protein sequence is MILSLLLPLIAQVGPSVGVGAGGSLPQAPLEIPRKKAEAAAPPAPLTPAAQCRKLLAGNPAEAQAYAEKWLKDLKGSARVEPGQCLGMALAAQGEWDEAEAAFAEARELTPANEPANRARLGGMAGNALLAAGKPEAALARLDQAHGEALGAADPRLAGEISIDRARALVALKRDGDAATALATARTNAADNGQGWLLSATLSRRQGKLAEAQQQIQVAAQLMPLDPEVGLEAGVIAVLAGNEGAARRSWLSVVKAAPGSETARTAQSYLDQLGPDPAPSGR, encoded by the coding sequence ATGATCCTTTCCCTACTGCTGCCTCTCATCGCCCAGGTCGGCCCCAGCGTCGGCGTCGGCGCGGGCGGCTCGCTGCCCCAGGCCCCGCTCGAGATCCCGCGCAAGAAGGCCGAGGCCGCTGCCCCGCCCGCGCCGCTGACCCCGGCGGCGCAGTGCCGCAAACTGCTGGCGGGCAATCCGGCCGAGGCCCAGGCCTATGCTGAAAAGTGGCTCAAGGACCTTAAGGGTTCGGCCCGGGTCGAGCCGGGCCAGTGCCTCGGCATGGCGCTGGCCGCGCAGGGCGAGTGGGACGAAGCCGAGGCGGCCTTTGCCGAGGCGCGCGAGCTGACCCCGGCGAACGAACCGGCAAACCGCGCGCGGCTGGGCGGGATGGCGGGCAACGCCCTGCTCGCCGCCGGCAAGCCCGAGGCGGCATTGGCGCGGCTTGACCAGGCCCATGGCGAGGCGCTCGGCGCTGCCGATCCGCGCCTGGCTGGCGAGATCTCGATCGACCGCGCCCGCGCGCTGGTGGCGCTTAAGCGCGATGGCGATGCGGCAACGGCGCTGGCGACCGCGCGCACCAATGCTGCCGATAACGGCCAGGGTTGGCTGCTTTCGGCCACGCTGTCGCGCCGCCAGGGCAAACTGGCCGAGGCGCAGCAGCAGATCCAGGTCGCGGCCCAGCTCATGCCGCTCGACCCGGAAGTTGGGCTGGAGGCCGGGGTGATCGCGGTCCTCGCCGGCAATGAAGGCGCAGCGCGGCGATCGTGGCTCTCGGTGGTCAAGGCCGCGCCCGGGAGCGAAACCGCGCGGACCGCGCAATCCTATCTTGACCAGTTGGGTCCGGACCCGGCACCATCCGGCCGGTGA
- a CDS encoding alpha/beta fold hydrolase: MTEPRFHALPGGTRIAFRHTAGTGPTLVFLPGYMSDMAGGKATAVFDWAAAQGRACLLLDYSGCGQSDGDFADGTLSRWRDEVLALIAAHVDGPVVLIGSSMGGWLMLLVGLALGERLAGLVGIAAAPDFTAWGFSDEQQSELLAGETVLEENAYGPQPTPTFPGFWADGQANLLLDTEIALACPVRLLHGQRDPDVPWELSLRLAEQLHSDDVQVTLIKDGDHRLSRDGDIALLLRVIAELP; encoded by the coding sequence ATGACCGAACCGCGCTTTCACGCCCTGCCCGGCGGCACCCGCATCGCCTTTCGCCACACCGCCGGGACCGGCCCGACCCTGGTGTTCCTGCCCGGCTACATGTCCGACATGGCCGGCGGCAAGGCGACCGCCGTGTTTGACTGGGCAGCTGCGCAGGGGCGGGCTTGCCTGCTGCTCGATTACTCGGGCTGCGGGCAGAGCGACGGCGACTTTGCCGATGGCACCCTGAGCAGGTGGCGCGACGAGGTGCTGGCGCTGATCGCGGCCCATGTGGACGGCCCGGTGGTGCTGATCGGTTCCTCGATGGGCGGCTGGCTGATGCTGCTGGTTGGTCTCGCGCTGGGCGAGCGGCTGGCCGGGCTGGTCGGCATTGCCGCCGCGCCGGACTTTACCGCTTGGGGCTTCAGCGACGAGCAGCAGTCCGAACTGTTGGCGGGCGAAACCGTGCTCGAAGAAAACGCTTATGGCCCGCAACCAACCCCGACTTTCCCGGGCTTTTGGGCTGATGGCCAAGCCAACCTGCTGCTCGATACCGAGATTGCGCTCGCTTGCCCGGTCCGCTTGCTCCACGGCCAGCGTGATCCCGACGTGCCGTGGGAATTGTCGCTCCGCCTGGCCGAGCAGCTCCATTCGGACGATGTTCAGGTCACCCTGATCAAGGACGGCGATCACCGCCTGAGCCGCGATGGCGATATCGCGCTGTTGCTGCGGGTGATTGCGGAGCTGCCATGA